Proteins encoded together in one Sinorhizobium meliloti window:
- a CDS encoding thermonuclease family protein yields MRPRLFTIAGGLAALALYAGILMAGAAIIRNRDSVATPEFVLETPEAAVDEPISVEPPAETEAAPPPPEPDAAPGKGSRVAARPVEPGLFAQPEDGIAKPLERIAPRPPLSKPEEKQKPASAVFPRPVALAAGLVRSGETTLQLKDIEPETPEKVCEANGRSWPCGMVARTAFRNFLRGRALVCEAADGSSETLNARCSVGGQDVAEWLVGNGWATPLPGTALEAKAEAARGARLGFFGDDPRDLARAPLALDDPAASIAPEDAAPDL; encoded by the coding sequence ATGCGGCCGAGGCTCTTCACCATCGCCGGCGGGCTTGCCGCCCTCGCCCTTTATGCCGGCATTCTGATGGCCGGGGCCGCGATCATCCGCAACCGCGACAGCGTCGCAACGCCTGAGTTCGTGCTCGAAACGCCGGAAGCAGCGGTCGACGAGCCGATTTCGGTGGAGCCTCCCGCCGAGACCGAAGCCGCTCCCCCTCCCCCCGAACCGGATGCCGCCCCAGGCAAGGGCTCGCGCGTGGCGGCCAGGCCGGTCGAGCCGGGTCTCTTCGCCCAGCCGGAAGACGGAATTGCCAAACCGCTGGAACGGATCGCACCGAGACCGCCGCTTTCAAAGCCTGAGGAAAAGCAAAAGCCCGCTTCCGCCGTCTTCCCGCGCCCGGTTGCGCTTGCCGCGGGGCTTGTCCGGTCCGGCGAGACGACTCTGCAGCTCAAGGATATCGAACCCGAAACGCCCGAGAAGGTCTGCGAAGCGAATGGCAGGAGCTGGCCTTGCGGCATGGTCGCGCGTACGGCGTTCCGCAACTTTTTGCGGGGCCGCGCACTCGTCTGCGAAGCGGCGGATGGCTCCTCGGAGACCTTGAACGCGCGGTGCAGCGTGGGCGGCCAGGACGTGGCCGAATGGCTCGTCGGCAACGGCTGGGCGACGCCGCTGCCGGGCACGGCGCTCGAGGCGAAGGCCGAGGCCGCCCGGGGCGCCAGGCTCGGTTTCTTCGGGGACGACCCGCGCGATCTTGCCCGAGCGCCTCTCGCGCTCGACGATCCGGCTGCGAGCATCGCCCCGGAAGACGCCGCGCCGGACTTGTAA
- a CDS encoding transporter substrate-binding domain-containing protein — protein sequence MRILWILVLSAVLAPGLALAQPKELPRLFDARERIAKPDLSGLARLRFLTTVDFPPFNFIDQSGKLSGFHVDLAREICRELEIEAKCQIQAVTYPELMPALEQGQGEAIAAGIAVTSELRQRFAFSRAFMQLPARFVVNTKAAGAITGPADLAGKPVGVVSDTTHEAMLKAFFPKLEAKSFPDRDALLSALRGGTVAAAFSDGMQLSFWVSGNLAGGCCAMLEGSYFSQRFLGEGLTIMNRKAEPALTQAIDHALLALSRSGRLEEIYLRYFPNGIY from the coding sequence CTGCGGATTCTCTGGATATTGGTACTGTCGGCCGTTCTCGCCCCGGGTTTGGCCTTGGCACAGCCGAAGGAACTGCCCCGGCTGTTCGATGCCCGCGAACGGATTGCCAAGCCGGACCTCAGCGGCCTTGCCAGGCTTCGTTTCCTGACCACCGTCGACTTCCCGCCCTTCAACTTCATCGACCAGTCGGGCAAGCTGTCGGGCTTCCATGTCGACCTCGCCCGCGAGATATGCCGTGAGCTGGAGATCGAAGCCAAGTGCCAGATCCAGGCAGTGACCTATCCGGAGCTCATGCCGGCCCTCGAACAGGGGCAAGGGGAAGCGATTGCCGCCGGCATTGCCGTGACTTCGGAGCTGAGGCAGCGTTTCGCCTTTTCCCGCGCCTTCATGCAACTGCCCGCCCGCTTCGTCGTCAACACCAAGGCCGCCGGCGCAATCACCGGTCCTGCCGATCTCGCCGGGAAGCCCGTCGGCGTCGTCTCCGACACCACGCATGAGGCAATGCTGAAGGCGTTTTTCCCGAAGCTTGAAGCCAAGAGCTTTCCGGACCGGGACGCGCTGCTCTCCGCGCTTCGCGGGGGAACCGTCGCGGCCGCGTTCTCCGACGGCATGCAATTGTCCTTCTGGGTCTCCGGCAACCTTGCCGGGGGATGCTGCGCCATGCTGGAGGGCTCCTATTTTTCCCAACGCTTCCTGGGCGAGGGACTGACGATCATGAACCGCAAGGCCGAGCCGGCGCTGACCCAGGCGATCGACCACGCTTTGCTGGCACTCTCACGCAGCGGCAGGCTTGAGGAGATCTATCTTCGCTATTTCCCGAACGGGATTTATTGA
- a CDS encoding SRPBCC family protein, with the protein MTKASVAHADFTIERVFNSPPEQVFEAFADPAAHDRWFVKADNWPVAEYSHDFRIGGRESGRFSQDGKVFYFNETIYLDIVENRRIVSAYTMAKDEQRLSASIATVDLIPEGTGTRVVFTEQGAFLDGLDKVEYRREGWEQLIGFLAAELGEKAEVA; encoded by the coding sequence ATGACCAAAGCTTCTGTCGCCCATGCGGATTTCACCATCGAACGCGTTTTCAATTCACCCCCGGAACAGGTCTTCGAGGCCTTCGCCGATCCTGCTGCGCACGACCGCTGGTTCGTCAAGGCCGACAACTGGCCGGTCGCCGAATATAGCCACGACTTCCGCATCGGCGGCCGGGAAAGCGGCCGGTTCAGCCAGGACGGGAAGGTTTTCTATTTCAATGAAACGATCTATCTCGACATCGTCGAGAACCGGCGGATCGTCTCGGCCTATACCATGGCGAAGGACGAGCAGCGGCTTTCCGCGTCGATCGCCACCGTCGACCTCATACCGGAAGGCACCGGCACACGCGTCGTCTTCACGGAGCAGGGGGCATTCCTGGATGGGCTCGACAAGGTGGAATATCGCCGCGAAGGCTGGGAGCAGCTGATCGGATTTCTAGCGGCCGAGCTCGGTGAGAAGGCTGAAGTGGCCTGA
- a CDS encoding calcium:proton antiporter: MLANLRSERHLVAAFLAALAGVAVEHHLLEAGRAASLMGAALMVAAIVLASMRVAHHAEVLAAKVGDPYGTMILTLSAVLVEVVILAIMMTGETSPTLVRDTIYSAVMLDINGILGLAALLGGLKHGEQPYNDDSARTYSVMILTAMGISMLVPEFVPQSKWHYYSAFTIGAMIVLYTLFLRMQVGVHSYFFSYSYPRAKAGTAASRLEGEPVLPSVVVLILGVVVIGFLAEIMSGLLSAGIKGTAAPPALAAIVVAAISASPEVLTAMRAALANRMQAVVNIALGASLSTVILTVPVMEAIALYTGQPFIMAMSPVQTVMVAVTLIAAAINLNDGQTNAIEGMTHFVLFATFIMLSALGL; encoded by the coding sequence TTGCTTGCAAACCTGAGATCGGAACGGCATCTCGTTGCCGCTTTTCTCGCTGCTCTTGCCGGCGTCGCGGTCGAGCATCATCTGCTCGAGGCCGGTCGCGCCGCATCGCTCATGGGTGCGGCCCTGATGGTGGCGGCGATCGTGCTTGCTTCCATGCGGGTCGCTCATCATGCCGAGGTGCTTGCCGCGAAGGTGGGTGATCCCTACGGCACGATGATCCTGACGCTTTCGGCGGTGCTGGTCGAGGTCGTCATCCTCGCCATCATGATGACCGGCGAGACCTCGCCGACGCTGGTGCGCGATACGATCTATTCGGCAGTGATGCTCGATATCAACGGGATCCTCGGACTTGCGGCGCTGCTCGGCGGCCTCAAACACGGCGAGCAGCCCTATAACGACGATTCCGCGCGCACTTACAGCGTCATGATTCTCACGGCCATGGGCATTTCCATGCTCGTCCCCGAATTCGTGCCGCAGTCGAAATGGCATTACTATTCCGCCTTCACCATCGGCGCGATGATCGTGCTCTATACGTTGTTCCTGCGCATGCAGGTTGGCGTGCACAGCTACTTCTTCAGTTACAGCTATCCGCGCGCCAAAGCGGGAACCGCGGCAAGCCGGCTGGAGGGCGAGCCGGTGCTTCCTTCCGTCGTCGTGCTCATCCTGGGCGTGGTGGTGATCGGCTTTCTCGCCGAAATCATGTCCGGGCTGCTGTCGGCCGGGATCAAGGGCACGGCGGCGCCGCCGGCCCTGGCCGCGATCGTCGTCGCGGCGATCTCCGCTTCGCCCGAAGTCCTGACGGCAATGCGCGCCGCGCTCGCCAACCGCATGCAGGCAGTGGTGAACATCGCGCTCGGCGCCTCGCTTTCGACCGTGATCCTGACCGTACCCGTCATGGAGGCGATTGCCCTTTATACGGGCCAGCCCTTCATCATGGCCATGTCGCCGGTGCAGACGGTGATGGTTGCGGTAACGCTCATCGCCGCCGCGATCAATCTCAATGACGGTCAGACCAATGCCATCGAAGGCATGACGCATTTCGTGCTGTTCGCCACCTTCATCATGCTTTCCGCCCTCGGGCTTTAG
- a CDS encoding S24 family peptidase, whose protein sequence is MLSHDSIWRAIDALAERHRLSPSGLARRAGLDPTSFNKSKRQSTDGRDRWPSTESIAKILHATGASVDQFLALMEPNAAGREREEASAAPGIPLIGFAQAGAGGFFDDGGFPVGQGWDTIEFPTPERRQGGAYALEVQGDSMLPLYRDGDVLIVDPSAQVRRNDRVVVKTRGGEVMAKVLARQTPRGIELVSLNPDHPNRNFEMNDVEWIARIIWASQ, encoded by the coding sequence ATGCTCTCACATGACAGCATCTGGCGCGCGATCGACGCCTTGGCAGAGCGCCACCGGCTTTCGCCGTCGGGCCTTGCACGGCGGGCCGGCCTGGACCCCACCTCGTTCAACAAGTCGAAGCGCCAGTCCACCGACGGGCGCGACCGATGGCCCTCCACTGAATCGATCGCGAAGATATTGCATGCCACGGGGGCGAGCGTCGATCAGTTCCTGGCGCTGATGGAGCCCAATGCCGCCGGCCGCGAAAGGGAGGAAGCATCGGCAGCGCCGGGCATTCCGCTGATCGGTTTCGCGCAGGCCGGCGCCGGCGGCTTTTTCGACGACGGCGGCTTTCCGGTCGGCCAGGGCTGGGACACGATAGAATTCCCCACGCCCGAGCGGCGGCAGGGCGGTGCCTACGCTCTGGAGGTTCAGGGCGACAGCATGCTGCCGCTTTATCGCGACGGCGATGTCCTGATCGTCGACCCGAGCGCGCAGGTGCGCCGCAACGACCGCGTCGTGGTCAAGACGCGCGGGGGCGAGGTGATGGCGAAGGTGCTGGCCCGGCAGACGCCCCGCGGCATCGAACTCGTCTCGCTCAACCCCGACCATCCCAACCGCAATTTCGAGATGAACGACGTAGAATGGATTGCCCGGATCATCTGGGCCAGCCAATAG
- a CDS encoding helix-turn-helix domain-containing protein, translating to MTDDHRSGCPINLSLEVFGDKWSLLIIRDMIFGGKRHFRELLRSQEGISTNILADRLKTLVEIGMLTKADDPSHKQKAIYSLTEMAIALVPIMAHLGAWGRRYLPVTEELSIRAQLMEEGGPELWERFMRELRAEHLGDAKPEGPSVRQTLQAAYDRVVARKAVEEQPA from the coding sequence ATGACCGATGACCATCGCTCGGGTTGCCCGATCAATCTCTCGCTCGAAGTATTCGGCGACAAATGGAGCCTCCTGATCATTCGCGATATGATTTTCGGCGGCAAACGCCACTTCCGCGAGCTCCTGCGCTCGCAGGAGGGGATTTCCACCAACATCCTCGCCGACCGGCTGAAAACGCTTGTCGAGATCGGCATGCTGACGAAAGCGGACGATCCGAGCCACAAGCAGAAGGCGATCTACAGCCTGACGGAAATGGCGATCGCACTTGTGCCGATCATGGCCCATCTCGGCGCCTGGGGCCGGCGCTACCTGCCGGTCACCGAGGAACTCAGCATCCGCGCCCAACTGATGGAGGAGGGCGGCCCCGAGCTCTGGGAGCGTTTCATGCGGGAATTGCGCGCCGAACACCTCGGCGATGCCAAACCGGAGGGACCCTCCGTGCGGCAAACGCTTCAAGCCGCCTATGACCGCGTTGTGGCGCGCAAGGCGGTGGAAGAGCAGCCGGCTTGA
- a CDS encoding sterol desaturase family protein, translated as MLYFGLAEPVWRLAAFAAAFAALAVLELIHPRLERPELVRALKARRWVTNLSILVLSSLLLRVAFPAAATGVAIWAQGRGYGVLPALGVTPPLAGLIAFIALDFAIWFEHVVFHKIPVLWRIHRVHHADPGVDVTTALRFHPLEILLSMIWKSAVIILLGAPALAVLLFEIVLNAGAMFNHANLRLPKGADRLLRQVIVTPDMHRIHHSVEKRETDSNYGFNLSVWDRLFSTYVAHPSRGDDAIETGLKAYGRVAPVKLLWSLILPFRRR; from the coding sequence ATGCTCTATTTCGGTCTCGCCGAACCGGTCTGGCGGCTCGCCGCCTTTGCCGCCGCCTTCGCCGCGCTGGCAGTGCTCGAGCTTATTCATCCGCGGCTGGAGAGGCCGGAGCTGGTGCGGGCACTGAAGGCACGCCGCTGGGTCACCAACCTGTCTATTCTCGTCCTATCCTCCCTCCTGCTTCGCGTCGCCTTTCCCGCTGCCGCTACCGGCGTTGCTATCTGGGCTCAGGGGCGCGGCTACGGCGTGCTCCCGGCTCTTGGCGTGACCCCGCCGCTTGCCGGCCTGATCGCCTTCATCGCACTGGACTTCGCCATCTGGTTTGAACACGTCGTGTTTCACAAGATACCTGTCCTGTGGCGCATCCACCGCGTCCACCATGCCGATCCCGGTGTCGACGTCACCACGGCCCTTCGCTTTCATCCCCTCGAAATTCTGCTGTCGATGATCTGGAAGAGCGCGGTTATCATCCTGCTCGGCGCGCCCGCACTTGCCGTTCTCCTGTTCGAAATCGTGCTCAATGCCGGGGCGATGTTCAATCACGCCAATTTGCGGCTGCCGAAAGGCGCCGACAGGCTGTTGCGCCAGGTCATCGTCACGCCCGACATGCACCGCATCCACCATTCCGTGGAAAAGCGGGAGACCGATTCAAACTACGGCTTCAATCTTTCGGTCTGGGATCGGTTGTTCTCGACCTACGTCGCCCATCCATCGCGCGGCGACGATGCGATCGAGACCGGGCTGAAGGCCTACGGGCGCGTTGCACCCGTGAAGCTCCTATGGTCGCTGATACTCCCCTTCCGGCGTCGCTAG
- a CDS encoding O-succinylhomoserine sulfhydrylase, with protein MSKNWRPATQLVHGGTLRSQYGETSEAIFLTQGFVYDSSEAAEARFKGETDGFIYARYGSPTNDMFEKRMCMLEGAEDARATASGMAAVSAAILCQVKAGDHIVAARALFGSCRWVVETLAPKYGVECTLVDGRDLKNWEDAVRPNTKVFFLESPTNPTLEVIDIAGVAKLADQIGAKVVVDNVFATPLFQKPLELGAHVVVYSATKHIDGQGRCLGGVVLSDKQWIDENLHDYFRHTGPAMSPFNAWTLLKGIETLPLRVKQQTESARRIADFLAEQPQVARVIYPGRKDHPQADIIAKQMSGGSTLVAFELKGGKEAAFALQNALEIIRISNNLGDSKSLITHPATTTHKNLTDEARAELGISAGTVRFSAGIEDSEDLIEDFARALKGVNA; from the coding sequence ATGAGCAAGAATTGGCGCCCGGCAACCCAACTCGTCCACGGCGGAACGCTCCGCTCCCAGTACGGCGAGACTTCCGAAGCGATCTTCCTGACGCAAGGCTTCGTCTACGACAGCTCCGAAGCGGCGGAGGCCCGGTTCAAGGGCGAGACCGACGGCTTCATCTATGCGCGCTACGGCAGTCCGACCAACGACATGTTCGAGAAGCGCATGTGCATGCTCGAAGGGGCGGAAGACGCGCGCGCCACCGCCTCCGGCATGGCGGCGGTTTCCGCGGCAATCCTGTGCCAGGTGAAGGCGGGCGACCACATCGTCGCGGCCCGGGCGCTCTTCGGTTCCTGCCGCTGGGTCGTGGAAACGCTGGCGCCGAAATACGGCGTCGAGTGCACCCTGGTCGACGGTCGCGATCTCAAGAACTGGGAAGACGCGGTGCGTCCGAACACCAAGGTCTTCTTCCTCGAAAGCCCGACCAACCCGACGCTCGAAGTGATCGACATCGCCGGCGTCGCCAAGCTCGCCGATCAGATCGGCGCCAAGGTGGTGGTCGACAACGTCTTCGCGACCCCGCTGTTCCAGAAACCGCTGGAGCTTGGCGCCCATGTCGTCGTCTATTCCGCGACGAAACACATCGACGGCCAGGGGCGCTGCCTCGGCGGCGTGGTGCTCTCCGACAAGCAGTGGATCGACGAGAACCTGCACGACTATTTCCGTCACACCGGCCCGGCCATGTCGCCCTTCAACGCCTGGACGCTGCTGAAGGGGATCGAGACTCTGCCGCTCCGCGTCAAGCAGCAGACCGAAAGCGCCCGCCGCATCGCCGATTTCCTCGCGGAGCAGCCGCAGGTCGCCCGCGTCATCTATCCGGGCCGCAAGGATCACCCGCAGGCCGACATCATTGCGAAGCAGATGAGCGGCGGCTCGACGCTGGTCGCCTTCGAGCTCAAGGGTGGCAAGGAAGCAGCTTTCGCCCTGCAGAACGCGCTTGAAATCATCCGGATCTCCAACAATCTCGGCGATTCCAAGAGCCTGATCACCCATCCGGCGACGACCACCCACAAGAACCTCACCGACGAAGCCCGCGCCGAACTCGGCATTTCCGCCGGAACGGTGCGCTTCTCGGCCGGGATCGAGGACAGCGAAGACCTCATCGAGGATTTCGCAAGGGCGCTGAAGGGCGTAAACGCCTGA
- a CDS encoding 2'-deoxycytidine 5'-triphosphate deaminase: MGRDTGILADRAIAALYASGRVKSEKALDDDQIQPASLDLRLGSKAFRVRASFMPGPSHLVADKLDRLKLHVVDLSEGAVLETGCVYIVPLMESLSLPADMSASANPKSSTGRLDIFTRVITDRAQEFDKIPAGYSGPLYLEISPRTFPIVVRRGSRLSQIRFRIGHSVLSEQELLALHESDVLVASDRPNVSGGGIALSIDLKGTGPDGLIGYRGKHHTSVVDVDKKAQHAVFDFWEPLYSRGRDDLVLDPDEFYILVSREAVHVPPRYAAEMTPFDPLVGEFRVHYAGFFDPGFGHASAGGSGSRAVLEVRSHEVPFILEHGQIVGRLVYEHMLERPEGLYGLDLGSNYQAQGLKLSKHFRAE, encoded by the coding sequence ATGGGGCGCGACACAGGGATTTTGGCCGACCGCGCAATTGCTGCGCTGTATGCCTCGGGACGAGTGAAGAGCGAGAAGGCGCTGGATGATGACCAGATCCAGCCGGCTAGCCTCGATCTTCGCCTTGGATCCAAGGCGTTCCGCGTCCGGGCGAGCTTCATGCCCGGTCCTTCTCATCTGGTCGCCGACAAGCTCGACCGGCTCAAGCTGCATGTCGTCGATCTGAGCGAAGGCGCCGTGCTCGAGACCGGCTGCGTCTACATCGTGCCGCTGATGGAAAGCCTGTCGCTGCCGGCAGATATGTCGGCCTCTGCCAATCCGAAGAGCTCGACCGGCCGGCTGGATATCTTCACACGCGTGATTACCGACAGGGCGCAGGAGTTCGACAAGATCCCGGCGGGCTACAGCGGACCGCTCTATCTCGAAATCAGCCCGCGAACCTTTCCGATCGTCGTCAGGCGCGGTTCGCGGCTTTCGCAGATACGCTTCCGCATAGGCCACTCGGTTCTTTCCGAGCAGGAACTTCTGGCCTTGCACGAAAGCGACGTGCTCGTCGCCAGTGACCGGCCCAACGTTTCCGGCGGCGGCATTGCCCTTTCCATCGATCTCAAGGGCACCGGGCCGGACGGCCTGATCGGCTACCGCGGCAAGCATCACACATCGGTGGTCGATGTCGACAAGAAAGCCCAGCATGCCGTTTTCGACTTCTGGGAGCCGCTCTACAGCCGCGGCCGCGACGATCTCGTGCTCGATCCGGACGAGTTCTATATCCTCGTGTCGCGCGAAGCCGTCCATGTGCCGCCGCGCTATGCCGCCGAAATGACACCCTTCGACCCGCTCGTGGGCGAGTTCCGCGTCCATTATGCCGGCTTTTTCGATCCCGGCTTCGGCCATGCGTCGGCCGGCGGCAGCGGCAGCCGGGCGGTGCTCGAGGTGCGCAGCCACGAGGTACCGTTCATTCTGGAGCACGGGCAGATCGTCGGCCGTCTCGTCTACGAGCACATGCTGGAACGTCCGGAGGGACTTTACGGCCTCGATCTCGGCTCCAATTATCAGGCGCAGGGGCTCAAGCTCTCCAAGCATTTTCGCGCCGAGTGA
- a CDS encoding tellurite resistance TerB family protein, with amino-acid sequence MSASLSQHEALVHVMVMMSAVDRNMTDDEIARIGVLVRFLPAFDGFDEDHLIHIGRECAAQLAAPEGLDVALEMVREALPQRLYETAYALAVEIAAADQRIRNEEIRLLQLLRDRLGLDKLACAAIERGAIARFRK; translated from the coding sequence ATGTCCGCAAGTCTCAGCCAGCACGAAGCCCTTGTCCACGTCATGGTCATGATGTCCGCCGTCGACCGGAACATGACCGACGACGAGATTGCACGCATCGGCGTGCTCGTGCGGTTCCTCCCGGCCTTCGACGGTTTCGACGAAGATCACCTGATCCATATCGGCCGCGAATGCGCCGCCCAGCTTGCGGCCCCCGAGGGCCTGGACGTGGCGCTCGAAATGGTTCGGGAGGCGTTGCCGCAGCGGCTCTATGAGACGGCCTATGCCCTTGCGGTCGAGATCGCTGCCGCCGATCAGCGTATCCGCAACGAGGAAATCCGGTTGTTGCAGCTGCTGCGGGACCGTTTGGGCCTCGACAAGCTCGCCTGCGCAGCAATCGAGCGCGGAGCCATCGCGCGCTTCCGCAAGTAG
- a CDS encoding CDP-alcohol phosphatidyltransferase family protein: MLDGALRRRLDPVLDRFGAALAGRGVSADAVTILGLCLGLAAALLIGLGAYLPAAALILVSRLCDGLDGAVARASRKTDFGGFLDIVLDFTFYGAVPLGFIIADPAANGLAGGFLLFAFYVNGASFLAYAVMAEKRGLTTEVRGAKSLYFTTGLAEATETIVFFLLSCLLPGWFPLFATVFALVCLYTALSRIVLARLTFRQD; encoded by the coding sequence ATGCTTGACGGCGCGCTTCGCAGGCGGCTCGATCCGGTTCTGGACAGGTTCGGCGCCGCACTGGCCGGCCGCGGGGTCAGCGCCGATGCCGTCACCATCCTCGGCCTTTGCCTTGGCCTTGCTGCAGCCCTGCTCATCGGTCTCGGCGCTTACCTGCCCGCCGCCGCTCTGATCCTTGTGAGCCGGCTCTGCGACGGCCTCGACGGAGCCGTCGCCCGCGCGAGCCGGAAAACGGATTTCGGCGGCTTTCTCGACATCGTTCTCGATTTCACCTTTTACGGGGCCGTCCCACTCGGTTTCATCATCGCAGATCCGGCCGCGAACGGTCTTGCCGGCGGATTTCTGCTCTTCGCCTTCTATGTCAACGGCGCGAGCTTCCTCGCCTATGCCGTGATGGCCGAGAAGCGCGGCCTGACGACCGAGGTGCGCGGTGCGAAGTCGCTCTACTTCACGACGGGGCTCGCAGAGGCGACGGAGACGATCGTCTTTTTTCTGCTGTCGTGCCTGTTGCCTGGGTGGTTCCCCTTGTTCGCAACCGTCTTCGCGCTCGTCTGCCTCTATACCGCGCTGTCGCGGATCGTTCTCGCAAGACTGACGTTTCGGCAAGACTGA